In Haloarcula salinisoli, one genomic interval encodes:
- a CDS encoding uS10/mL48 family ribosomal protein, translated as MPYVTTLTLTSGDRHRLDDVVADIKARAERKGVELKGPRPKQPRDLRVPQSKTLGPDGGRFDPWNYTVYERTIDIVGYETFAREVTAEAFPPEVHVEADIEQQTQPGSG; from the coding sequence ATGCCGTACGTCACGACTCTGACCCTCACGAGTGGGGACCGCCACCGCCTCGACGACGTCGTGGCGGATATCAAAGCTCGCGCCGAGCGCAAGGGCGTGGAGCTGAAAGGCCCGCGTCCGAAACAGCCACGCGACCTGCGCGTCCCCCAGTCGAAGACGCTGGGGCCCGACGGCGGTCGCTTCGACCCGTGGAACTACACCGTCTACGAGCGTACCATCGATATCGTCGGCTACGAGACGTTCGCCCGCGAGGTGACCGCCGAGGCGTTCCCGCCGGAGGTCCACGTCGAGGCCGACATCGAGCAAC